TATCACAGAATGGACCTCTGCTTTTCCGATTGTTAATAATCTTTTAAAAATGTTCATTTTAAATATCTTTTGTGAATTACTTACTCATTTCAAGCATTTCATTGGTAAACTCTCCTACCAGAATTCCCAGTGAATTGATGGATGCCATCACCTCATTCTGTGCCATATTATCGGTTGGAAGGGTATCTCTGAAAATAACCCGCCTTCCGGTAATATCCAAAACAAATGCTCCGTGTACAATATCTCTGTTTTTCTGAAGCAGTCTGAGGAATGTTTTTTCGGATGGATTTTTTATTTCGAAAAGAAACTGCTCCATGATCAGAATGGAATCTGATATAATAAGGATCATATTTTTTATCCCGTTGGATTCTTTTTCAATAATTAAGATTCTCTGAGCTTCGTCTTCCAACGTGATGTTAAATTCATAATCTAAGAGCCACTCTTTGACCGTTCTAAATAGTTGATTTTTCATGATGGCTGGTTTTTGTGTTCAATTTTCTTCTACACAAATATAGCATAAAATTCTCAAATTGCAAATATAATTAGCAATAATTTGTTTCAGATTCTCTATATTTGCAAAAACGATTAGACAAGATGAGCTTCTTTGGAACTAATATTAAGAAAATAAGACAGGTTAAAGGGCTGAGCCAAAAGGCATTTGCTGACTTGTTTGATCTCAACAGAGGTGTAATAAGCTCTTATGAAGAAGGGCGTGCCGAACCAAAAATCGAAACTATATTAAAGGTAGCTAATCATTTCAACCTTAATCTTGATAAGTTACTGACTGAAACGCTTCAGGTAAACCAGTTAGTAAGTGTTTCTGATATTGATCAGCTTATGCTGTTCCCGGAATTAGCCATTCAAAACAGCAAGGCAACTCAAGATAAATTAGAAAAAGATACTCCAGGCGCGGCAATTGTGCAAAAAATATTAGCATCCGTGGATATGGTGTATGAATTTACTCCGGAAGCAAAACTTTTGCCTCAGTATCAATATGGAGATATTTTGTTCCTGAACAAAACAGATCTGAAAAAAGACCCTGTCAATAATCTTTTGGTCTATATTCAAGGGCAATTGCAATATGCTTCTGAGCTTCAGAATCTGACAGCTAATGAAAAGGATCTTTATAAAATTGTAGGATATGTTTCTACTGCCGAAAAGAATATTTTTGCAGATATTTTTGAGCGTCTGAAATATCTGGAGAGCAAAATCAAAAAAGACTAGATTTTTTGATCATTATAAATGAATAAAGACCTCTCAATTAACGATAACTGAGAGGTCTTTTATAGTTGTTATCTGTTTTCACAACCTGTCTGTTCTGACTACGCCAACAAAACATAATCCATTGAGATAAAAACACTTAACTAACTTAACAATTCTATATAAGGAACCGTTCACAAAAGCTTTA
This genomic window from Chryseobacterium sp. MEBOG06 contains:
- a CDS encoding helix-turn-helix domain-containing protein; this encodes MSFFGTNIKKIRQVKGLSQKAFADLFDLNRGVISSYEEGRAEPKIETILKVANHFNLNLDKLLTETLQVNQLVSVSDIDQLMLFPELAIQNSKATQDKLEKDTPGAAIVQKILASVDMVYEFTPEAKLLPQYQYGDILFLNKTDLKKDPVNNLLVYIQGQLQYASELQNLTANEKDLYKIVGYVSTAEKNIFADIFERLKYLESKIKKD
- a CDS encoding YbjN domain-containing protein — translated: MKNQLFRTVKEWLLDYEFNITLEDEAQRILIIEKESNGIKNMILIISDSILIMEQFLFEIKNPSEKTFLRLLQKNRDIVHGAFVLDITGRRVIFRDTLPTDNMAQNEVMASINSLGILVGEFTNEMLEMSK